The following are encoded together in the Pleurocapsa sp. FMAR1 genome:
- a CDS encoding cytochrome P450 yields the protein MKQIPTIKSTSGWLRSIRQINAILRPLEFIEKRTQKYGDFYQVTFKNSPPTIMTSNPKAIEEIFTASTGTFEVGRGNKMLSFLVGDNSLLLLDGKEHRNRRRLLMPPFHGESLQKCSEQIVNITNKACDRLETDKPFKVRSLTQEITMRVILSVVFGIDSGERYDRLRELLTTLLETFNTPLNSSLIFFPWLQKDWGKFSPWGRFLLLQQEIRTLIYAEIKERRELLASQNIETKDIFSLLLLAKDENGEGMTDEELHDELITLLFAGHETTASALAWLFYWVHYFPEVQEKLRFELNSLGNNLNYQEINNLAYLNAVVSETLRIYPIAIGTFARLLTKPMSIMEYDFEPNTWLIVSIYSLHHREDLYPNSKQFDPQRFLNRAYSNYEYIPFGGGNRRCIGSALALLEMKLVTATILSRFKLKLTSDREASRRHRPMLPVRRGLTIAPPSSFEMRVESKID from the coding sequence ATGAAGCAAATACCAACAATTAAAAGTACTTCTGGTTGGCTGAGAAGCATCCGCCAGATAAATGCTATTTTACGACCTCTAGAGTTTATCGAGAAACGCACCCAGAAGTACGGGGATTTTTATCAGGTAACGTTTAAAAATTCTCCGCCAACAATCATGACTAGTAACCCTAAAGCTATTGAAGAGATTTTTACCGCTTCGACTGGTACGTTTGAAGTTGGTAGGGGTAATAAAATGTTGAGCTTTCTAGTTGGGGATAATTCGTTACTGTTATTAGATGGTAAAGAACATAGAAATCGCCGACGTTTGTTGATGCCTCCTTTTCATGGAGAATCTCTACAGAAATGTAGTGAGCAGATAGTTAATATAACTAATAAAGCTTGCGATCGCTTAGAAACAGACAAGCCTTTTAAAGTGCGATCGCTGACGCAAGAAATTACGATGCGAGTAATTTTAAGCGTGGTATTTGGAATTGATTCTGGAGAGAGATATGACCGACTACGAGAGTTGTTAACCACACTTTTAGAGACGTTTAATACTCCTTTAAATTCAAGTTTGATATTTTTTCCTTGGTTACAAAAAGATTGGGGTAAATTTAGTCCTTGGGGTCGTTTTTTGCTTTTACAACAAGAAATTAGAACTTTAATCTATGCAGAAATAAAAGAAAGACGAGAATTATTAGCTTCACAAAATATAGAAACTAAAGATATTTTTAGTCTGTTGCTATTGGCAAAAGATGAAAATGGAGAAGGAATGACAGATGAAGAATTACACGATGAATTAATAACTTTATTGTTTGCTGGACATGAAACAACTGCTTCGGCTTTGGCTTGGCTTTTCTATTGGGTTCATTATTTTCCAGAAGTACAAGAAAAGTTGCGTTTTGAATTAAATTCTTTGGGGAACAACTTAAATTATCAAGAAATAAACAATTTGGCTTATTTAAACGCAGTAGTTTCAGAAACTCTGCGAATTTATCCGATTGCTATAGGAACTTTTGCTCGCCTGCTTACCAAACCAATGTCTATCATGGAATATGATTTTGAACCTAATACTTGGTTGATAGTTTCTATTTATTCTCTACATCACCGAGAAGATTTATATCCTAATTCTAAGCAATTTGACCCGCAAAGATTTTTAAATAGAGCCTACTCCAATTATGAATATATTCCTTTTGGTGGAGGAAATCGCCGTTGCATTGGTTCTGCTTTAGCATTACTAGAAATGAAATTAGTAACGGCGACAATTTTATCAAGGTTTAAATTAAAACTAACAAGCGATCGCGAAGCTAGCCGTAGGCATCGCCCTATGTTACCAGTGCGTCGTGGTTTAACTATTGCTCCTCCCTCCTCTTTTGAAATGAGAGTTGAAAGTAAGATTGACTAA
- a CDS encoding amidase — protein sequence MNIVFATASQLAQMIRDREVSATEVVNAYLEQIDKHNQKINAIATLNREQALKKAKEADEALAKGENWGVLHGVPVTIKDLFKTAGLTTTAGYLPLKDYVPDEDATTVARLKAAGAIILGKTNIPQFGGDYQTKNPVFGRTNNPWDLNHTVGGSSGGSAGAVAAGFSPLDLGSDIAGSIRLPAHYCGVYGFMPTDGRVSTTGHMPPLPGQSKYIRQMLRVGTLVRSVEDLQLSLAIIAGADINQPEIPPVPLDKPTGKPLSELKIAWTYGYDFLPITKDTQVCIQNLINRLTNAGCHLTESNPTDLDWSDTLTNYGILSFFELFASTSSSKDLIGGFQFSLKSEFLARTQTAFKSGTPFTKKTKLAFPPSLAKYKAILAQRDRTMTQMDRFMNRWDAWICPVSITPAFPHCDFGQSIEVDGTKFPYLLACGGYTMPLNFTGSPVVVIPIGKSKSGLPIGVQIVGKRWQDLELLAIAKKLDKIASNFQHPNL from the coding sequence ATGAATATTGTATTTGCTACAGCCAGTCAACTAGCGCAGATGATTCGAGATCGAGAAGTTTCGGCTACGGAAGTTGTGAATGCTTATTTAGAACAGATTGACAAGCATAATCAAAAGATAAATGCGATCGCAACTTTAAATCGAGAACAAGCCCTTAAAAAAGCAAAGGAAGCAGATGAAGCACTAGCCAAAGGCGAAAACTGGGGCGTATTGCATGGTGTTCCCGTAACAATTAAAGATTTATTTAAAACGGCTGGATTGACTACTACGGCTGGATATTTACCTTTAAAAGATTATGTTCCTGATGAAGATGCTACTACGGTAGCAAGATTGAAAGCAGCAGGGGCAATTATCCTTGGTAAAACTAATATTCCGCAATTTGGCGGAGACTATCAAACAAAAAATCCTGTATTTGGACGTACTAATAATCCTTGGGACTTAAATCATACAGTTGGTGGAAGTAGTGGCGGTTCAGCAGGGGCTGTGGCTGCTGGTTTTTCGCCTTTGGATTTAGGTAGTGATATTGCAGGTTCGATTCGTCTTCCAGCCCATTATTGTGGCGTGTATGGATTTATGCCTACGGATGGTCGAGTTTCTACTACGGGACATATGCCACCCTTACCAGGACAATCTAAATATATTCGCCAAATGCTAAGAGTTGGAACTTTAGTGCGTTCTGTAGAAGATTTGCAGCTATCTTTGGCGATAATTGCAGGTGCAGATATTAATCAGCCAGAAATTCCTCCAGTTCCCTTAGATAAGCCGACAGGTAAGCCATTATCTGAATTAAAAATTGCTTGGACATATGGCTATGATTTTCTGCCCATAACTAAAGATACACAAGTCTGTATCCAAAATTTAATTAACCGTTTAACTAATGCTGGTTGTCATTTGACAGAATCGAATCCTACCGATCTAGATTGGTCAGATACATTAACTAATTACGGTATCTTGTCTTTTTTTGAATTGTTCGCTTCAACCTCTTCGAGCAAAGATCTGATTGGCGGATTTCAGTTTAGTCTTAAGTCTGAATTTTTAGCCCGAACCCAAACTGCTTTTAAATCGGGTACACCTTTTACTAAAAAAACTAAACTTGCTTTTCCTCCTAGTTTGGCAAAATATAAAGCTATATTGGCACAACGCGATCGCACCATGACCCAAATGGATCGATTTATGAATCGATGGGATGCTTGGATTTGTCCTGTATCTATTACTCCAGCCTTTCCCCACTGCGATTTTGGTCAATCGATTGAAGTTGATGGAACAAAGTTTCCCTACCTGCTAGCCTGTGGCGGTTACACTATGCCGTTAAATTTTACAGGTAGCCCTGTAGTTGTTATTCCTATTGGCAAAAGTAAGTCAGGATTACCTATAGGAGTCCAGATAGTCGGAAAAAGATGGCAGGATTTGGAGTTACTGGCGATCGCCAAAAAGCTCGACAAAATAGCTAGTAATTTTCAACATCCAAACTTGTAA
- a CDS encoding amidase, which translates to MNIVFATASQLAQMIRDKEVSAVEVLNAYLEQIKKHNGKINAIATLNTEKAKQKAIEADEAIAKGENWGALHGVPITLKDTFETKGLLTTAGYKPLKNHLPKQDATVVSRLRQAGATIIGKTNLAEMASDYQSTNDIFGRVNNPWNLDYTPGGSSGGSAAAIAAGFSALDLGNDASGSTRQPAHFCGVYALKPTDRRISTAGHIPEAPGMPKCIRQLMTVGSFARSIEDLRLCLSLTVGADPRQPDVPPVPLDTVDEKSLQDIRIVWSDSWQKMPVAAEIKTAINSAINKLKPVCADTSRWKSPPFDLQEAFKVCDRLTALNFVYSQPISFDDAKKTLPVMFREATQGDKELRDLSNLSQFLPSLLNPSLKQYFELLTQRDRLIAQLDKALEPWNVWLCPVAMTTAFTHRPQGAVIEIEKRKVPYFLANGGYTMLFNLTGHPVVVIPIGQSETGLPIGMQIIGKRWRERSLLAIAKKLDEVVGNFQTPSL; encoded by the coding sequence ATGAATATAGTATTTGCTACTGCCAGTCAACTGGCGCAGATGATTCGGGATAAAGAAGTTTCAGCAGTAGAAGTTTTAAATGCCTATTTAGAACAAATTAAAAAACATAATGGCAAAATAAATGCGATCGCAACTTTAAACACAGAAAAAGCTAAACAAAAAGCAATTGAAGCAGATGAAGCTATAGCCAAAGGCGAAAACTGGGGAGCGTTACACGGTGTACCAATTACCCTTAAAGATACCTTTGAAACCAAGGGATTACTTACTACCGCAGGCTATAAACCTCTTAAAAATCATCTTCCTAAACAAGATGCAACGGTTGTCTCGCGTCTTCGTCAAGCGGGAGCAACTATAATCGGTAAAACTAACCTTGCGGAAATGGCAAGTGATTATCAAAGTACCAACGATATTTTTGGACGGGTTAATAATCCTTGGAATTTAGATTACACTCCTGGAGGTAGTTCTGGCGGTAGCGCAGCAGCGATCGCTGCGGGTTTTTCAGCTTTAGATTTGGGTAATGATGCTTCTGGTTCAACTCGTCAGCCAGCACATTTTTGTGGTGTATATGCCCTAAAACCAACAGATCGCCGTATATCAACAGCAGGACATATTCCCGAAGCTCCAGGAATGCCTAAATGTATTCGTCAGTTGATGACCGTTGGTTCTTTTGCTCGTTCCATTGAAGATTTACGACTATGTTTATCTTTAACTGTAGGTGCAGATCCACGACAGCCAGATGTTCCTCCTGTTCCTTTAGATACAGTTGACGAAAAATCTTTACAAGATATACGCATAGTGTGGTCAGATAGTTGGCAGAAAATGCCCGTCGCTGCGGAGATTAAAACGGCAATAAATTCGGCAATAAATAAACTTAAGCCAGTATGTGCAGATACTTCACGCTGGAAATCTCCACCATTTGATTTACAAGAAGCATTTAAAGTTTGCGATCGCTTAACAGCACTAAACTTTGTTTATTCACAGCCAATAAGTTTTGATGATGCTAAAAAAACTTTACCCGTTATGTTTCGAGAAGCCACTCAGGGAGACAAAGAACTACGAGATTTAAGCAACCTGAGTCAGTTTTTACCCTCATTACTAAATCCTTCTCTCAAACAATATTTTGAACTTTTGACTCAACGCGATCGCCTTATTGCTCAGTTAGACAAAGCATTAGAACCTTGGAATGTTTGGCTATGTCCCGTTGCCATGACAACTGCCTTTACTCATCGTCCTCAAGGTGCGGTCATCGAAATAGAAAAACGTAAAGTTCCTTATTTTCTAGCAAATGGTGGCTATACGATGCTATTTAATCTTACAGGACATCCTGTAGTTGTAATTCCTATCGGACAAAGTGAGACTGGATTACCGATAGGGATGCAAATTATCGGCAAAAGATGGCGAGAAAGGTCGTTACTGGCGATCGCCAAAAAGCTTGATGAAGTAGTGGGAAATTTTCAAACTCCATCTTTGTAA
- a CDS encoding TetR/AcrR family transcriptional regulator: protein MGRPTKENSLTKQDVINAAIACIEQEGASALGVNRVARELGIKPPAIYKHLQGNAELKKAVALAIYELYFAQLSQKTANIKEPRACLKAGGLASRDFARSHPGLFQVMMQFQLQSDDPESALVIQQSQGLFKTLLDSQGLSKTKLIDIMRMVNSTIFGFITLEQSGLLTLPRSTDDSFEVILDALLEAIEYIKAN from the coding sequence ATGGGTCGTCCAACCAAAGAAAATTCCTTAACTAAACAAGATGTAATTAATGCTGCGATCGCCTGTATCGAACAAGAAGGAGCATCGGCTTTAGGTGTCAATCGCGTAGCTAGGGAATTGGGTATTAAACCCCCTGCTATTTATAAACATCTTCAAGGAAATGCAGAATTAAAAAAAGCAGTAGCATTAGCGATTTATGAACTTTATTTCGCCCAATTGAGTCAGAAAACTGCAAATATAAAAGAACCTCGTGCTTGTTTGAAGGCTGGAGGATTAGCTAGCCGAGATTTTGCGCGATCGCATCCTGGACTATTTCAAGTAATGATGCAGTTTCAGTTGCAGTCAGACGATCCTGAGTCAGCTTTAGTAATTCAACAGTCGCAGGGTTTGTTCAAAACTCTTTTAGATTCTCAAGGCTTAAGTAAAACCAAATTGATCGACATCATGCGAATGGTAAATTCGACAATTTTTGGCTTTATTACCTTAGAACAGTCTGGATTATTAACTTTACCTCGATCTACTGACGATAGTTTTGAAGTAATACTTGATGCCTTGCTCGAAGCAATAGAATATATCAAAGCAAATTAG